A segment of the Stigmatopora nigra isolate UIUO_SnigA chromosome 15, RoL_Snig_1.1, whole genome shotgun sequence genome:
GAACGTCAGCAGAGGTTTCTCCACCTCGGTGTGGAGCTAAAAACgacaaatgataataataaactaGTATCAGCATACATGACACAACTGGGCAACAAATAATCCAGCAAAGCTACAAAATCTGAACAGCAAAGCAATTCTTCTGCCATCTAAAAAATGACCTTGTTGGAGAACTTGAGGTGGACTTCAGCTTCATCATGGAGACTTTTCTTCAACTGAGTCCAAGCTTCGCCGAGAGTCCTGAACACCAGAAACATGTACTTAATGAGTCAAGTTAGTCACTTTGCTAGGCCCACCGCCATTCCAAAACGAAAAAAATGCCCTCTCACCCTTCTTCTTGAGCCGCCAAAGTGCTGAGGGACAACTTGGACAGGTTTTTGGCATACTCCTCTTCAATTTTAATCCTggaacaccccaaaaaatgtattttccagcTTAGAAATATCTCCTCTATAGTGAAATTGCCATTTCGTAATGCATATGGACAATTTCAAGAGTAAATACGGTCAGTTCTCAGGTGTACTCAAAGCAACTGGGAACGTGGCCAAGAACAATAACAAACTATTCTGGCATTTTGACATGTAAAATCCTTTATCTATcttaaccctttaaaaaaaaacactctaaaTGGGAATTGCTATTAATACCTTTCATGGACGAACTCCGCCATCTCCTTTTGCATCTGTTTTCCCTTCAATTGCTTCTGCAGTAGAACCTCGAATCCTCCAACCGATGTGGCCCCCTGTGGGTCCTTCTTGTCTGTCTATTAAACAGACTCAGAATCAAAttcacacacaggaagtccacactCCAGATTTGGCTAGTGTGCATTATTGTTTTACAATATAAAACTCACCCAGAAGTAATCGCAATAGCTCCATTCGTTGGGTTTGAGCAACTGTTGCTCAGGTCCTTCTCCAGGAAGCGGGAACGTCACTCCATTGAtctgcaataaacacataaacagcAGTTAAAAGGTACGTGTCAAAAACAATTGGAATGCAAAACGATTGTTGCATAGGAGGAGGAAAGGTTAAGCAGTGAGTGGAACAAATCGCAGTTGCTACGGCGATACCGAAGCCTTTGGGGTTGGGAGGCTGTCAGTATACGGCTCTAATTAGTCTCACACTTGAAATTATGTAACAGCATCTGTGAGGTCATACACACAATCATGGTAGGAGATGCAGGTCATGTGACATTCCCTAACATGGTTGACCGGTTCTAGGTCTAACTGACCTTTGCTCCAAATCATACCCAATCTGGAATTCTATACcatcattttaattcattttaacagGCAAAATTGATGATATATTTGAGTTACAAGTCTGTAGGAAAATAAACTGCCAATAACGGTAAATACAGCCATAGTAAAAAGCAATGCTACACTGTGAGTAGCAATATAATCCTTATTTGACTCTCTAACATCCATCCTCCATCCCATCATGTCCTGGTGGACCACGAGTAGATGACTAACACAAGCGCTTATATAATACACACGTGCACGCTCACGTACACGACTGGCTTCGGGGACATGTCGGGGAAAAACTGGCCGATTTAGTAAGCGTCACTTTGTTAATTTTCCCCATCGCTAGATCCGGGTGACAGTTGCCATGACGACAGTTGCCACGCAGGCACGTATATAACACCGTCGCAACGAACCGCTCGGTAACCCGACGCCAGCGAGGGACCGGACGCCGGAGATACGGGGACCTTTCGTGATATGATCTGCTGGCTTGCTTGACTTGGCTGTTGCTAGGCAACAATTGACCCTTTCTCAACGGACCAAAAACAAGTCATTGTGATGGTGAAAACAAGGTCAAACTGACGTCTTTTATCTAAGGGTCaaccatgcattttttgtgtgGTATCTCCATGACAACAATGTGTGAATTTGTACAAAAACACCTGGCATCATGTTGACAGGTGAATTTTACATGtgaggaaaggcattttagcaTCCATTGTCCATCTAGTGATATCATTTGGCGAGTTATCTTActaataacattcattttggccACTAGTGTAATGTTTGGTCTACTAGTCGTATTTATGAACTGACACTAAAGCGGATCCAACTGGAGGAAGGTTTCCATGGAGATCTCTTGCCTTAGTTATagtgtatacatacatagtgTATACTATAGTAGTTATagtgtatacatacatagtatGTAAGATAAAGTTACTGTCAGGCCAACAGTAATTttggtcaatggcagccaaacacCCTTCCATACTCCAGGAATTAGGAATTTGAAATTAGGAACTGAATGGGAAAGTCCTATATAATAGATAATTCTATTCTATTaatgaaaatgacacattttcttcatttctgAAGCATTAAATAATGACGTCCATGATTTCTGCCTATACAGCAGACCTACATTTGTTATTCTCTTCATTATTTGATATGATTCAGATCCTAGCTTCATCAGAATCTGCAAATAGTCAATTTGCCAGGCTCGAGTTTCAGTCAGACGTGGCTAACCATTGTAATTTTGATTCATTGGCCTGCCATTGATAGCAATAGCAACACTCAGATTTGACCTGAAACGAAGCAATTACTGCAACTGATTGTTCCTCGCCAAAGGTTTGCAAGAGTACAAATACTCATTCCACTTTTAATTCTACCTTCTGGGTAATTaccattgtctttttttgtctaccCAGTCTCTCAGTGTAgccaaatatggaaaaaaatggaaaaaaaaatagtatttttcacTCGCAAGGATTATCGACATCGTTTGAATCTTTTTCCCATATTATTTCAGCCCGCGAGTCATCTTGGGCTTTTGTCGCCATGGAAACTGGACCTGCTGCATCCCTTTTCTCACTCAATGGCCGCGGGTCACAAAACCTGCGTTGCCCCCACCCAACCCGCCTGCCTACACGCATCATTAACGGACAAAATGAAAATAGCTCCGTACGCCACCACATATAAAAAAAGACGATCACAAGGAAGAAGACAGTGCGCCTCTTCTCATTATTGACCATTTTACTGGCTTGCACGGTTTTGGAGCAGTTAGCCTATTTGCTTTGCAGTCATAAGGTAACAAGTTTAATTTAATTGGCATTATTATAGACTGGTGACCAGTTCTTTACTTGACACTAAACCTACTGAAGATTACATCATAAATGGACCAAGTCTTGGACATAAAAAAGATACCCAGAATGGAGGAATATGGCCAAGGAAGTCCACTCACCGTGGTCTTGGTCTCCTTCACTACGTGGACTCGCCTCCTGGCGGGCGACACCGATCCGGGCGGCTGCGGGGCGAGACACGACGGGTCATCAAAACTCTCCTCGGTGTCAAAGCTGCCCTCCATGCTTCCTCCTGGCGCCTCCTCCTATTCCTACTCCTGCTTCTTCGCTCCTCGCTCGAGCCGCCAGTCGTGGGTAGACGAGGGAAGGGGTACTGGGGTGAGCTTGGTGGCGGCGATGGGCGCCTCGGGGTACTCAAAGGATGTAGGTGAGGAAAGCGGTCTTGACTGGGGGCGTGGCAGAAAGGGGGACGCAGACAAGAAGGATGAACGGCGCCGAGCTGCCTCACCGCGATGTGCGTTTGGCAAAGAAAGCGAACGGGGGGGTGTGGGAGGGAGGAGAAGCGCTTATTTACACCCCCTTCCCCAGAGAGAGGCGGTAGGGGCTCTGATGTATGATGGTCTTTAAAAGACTCATTACAACAACGCGggggtggggtgctggagcaggcGACCAATGAGAAGCAGACTAGGCTGGGAAAGGTGACGAGGAAAAACGTGAGAAACGGCTATGTTCTGACTGGCCGTTTGCTAGTGCTGTTGGAATGTGTCGTGACTGGAGTTTCCCCCTTAAGAGAACTGAGAACTGTATTCAGGAAACTGTCTGTGGGAAATTTAGATTGCTAACAGCCCTCCCAGTGCAATTTGGTTGGATGTGAATGAAATCTAGGACTTTTAAGACTTTCATGCCACTAGAATTTAATGGGCATCCTGAGGGGAAAATAATCACAAAACAtaacttggaaaaaaattgttctCCTCCAGAAACCCTCAGAGAATTTGGCAGACAATTTCACACAAGGTAGCACAcatttaagaatatttttttctagtttaGATGCTTTGAGAGTTAAGAATCCTGAAAATTGTGTCATGAGCTTTTCCAGttgtgttgttattttcaaAACTGCTCTTGGTCTCTAGACAtcatgttgatgttttttgtatTGTCTCATTCTTACTAATaaaagtcgtttttttaacacGATTTTGGATTGGCAGGTTGGGCAGATTCTGGATTTTTTAGCATCATCCATGTGACTTTTACAGGAAAGCATTTGGCAAAACAGCAGTATTTTTAATGGtagaagaaaaatacatatgaaatagaaaaaaaacctgcatggcATTCACGCCCCCTACCCATCATGCACCTGCACACCCCAACAGAGTACAAACACAAGCTCCTCACCTTGGTGACACTCATCATGGCCGAGCTGGAAGAAGGACCGAGACGACTTTTTGTAGAAAATCCTCAACAATCCAAACATGCAAACATTGGCGGCTGTCGTCTGACTCATTTTGTCCACGTGGTCTGGCACGATGGGCACGTTGGCACAAGTTGGCGGGCACCGGCAGTGCGGCCATGCTGCCGGTGGGCGGAGCCTCACCTTGTTGTGTTTTGTCTACCTATGAGGTcaacaattaaacaaaaaaatccatcactGACTTTGATTATGTAAATTGCATTGTCTTGTATATGAAGCAGTTCACCTGATTTGACTTAATTCGTTgcacatccaatccaatttgagtgGGAGGGGCTAGACTTTAAagccctcccactttaaataaatttgatatacattgactttatttttctgATGAAAAAAGTACATTGAAACCAGTATTTTATGTGTAGAAAAAGAAATTACTACCAATTTGAATACTTGAATACAGTGAGCAATCATTTTTTACATACTTAAAAGGGTCATTCATATCATAATAATCCAGATCAATATATCCTTACACCCCTATTATTCAGACATACTGTGTGTAGAGACACACACTCTGTAAATAAGGCAAAGGAACTACTACAGAGTGTTAAAATGTCACCACTCCTGAATCGTGATCATGTATTCCCAGCGTACAGATCTCAACCTTGACCCGACAGGACTAGTGTGATCAGTCATGCATCCCTTGCCTTCTCACACCACTTTTGATTCATGAGCTGTCCGCTCCATTTGAATCACATCAGTACATCTGCCGTCAACCAGAAGAAACACTGTAGAAAACAGATGAAGACAAAGCACAGTTCCAACGCACACACCTCAAGGTGCAATGTCACACAAATGTGAATAGACCTGACAGCAAGCACGACCTTGGCTCAGCCGTTTTGCTCAGCTTGCATCACAAAAAACTACCCTgaacaaaaaaacctaaacatccataatttaacaaaacaaatggcaaaATATAGGTTATCAAGATAAATCTTTGCTTCCGATTGGGTTTAGGCCTTGCTTGCCTGACCACATGGAggccatttgcaaaaaaatggtgataagagatgaagaggaaaaacaggagAAGGTCGATTACAGTTTTCGGAAGAAACGCTGACGGAATGGCCCGAGGTGTTTGGACGCTTTAGGGGCCGGAAGCCAGACTGCCATCTGCTTGCTGTCACATGCTTGCCGGCAGCAAAACTCAAGCAGCAGAATTCATAACAGTGCAGCACGAGgatgcaaaaacacaatatgtCGCACAAAACAACGTATTGCATCAAACGGCAAGACAAAACCAAAGAAATACAATACAGTCCAAgaccataaaagaaaaaaatgaggtaaATATTGTAGGTAGACGCGGTATAGCAAATCAATGCACCCATTGGTTTGGTAACAATACAGTAAAACCTATGCAAACATTGTCCAACATTGTCATCTTATCGAAGGCTCTTGTGTTCAACAGAAAGCATTGTGGCGACCAATTGTTCTTGACTAATTTGCATCAAGGTGAGAGCTTACTTATCCCGGCCAGTCAGCTGACAACAAGCCGACAGCCCGTCTGCTGTCACAATAGACTTTGGACCAATCCTACCGCCGCTTTGATTTTCGGCCTTTGTTACCCCGGGCCGGCTGCCGTCGCTAATCCCGGGCAAAGGCGTCTTCCGTCCTCTTCTGACGGTCAGCTGTTTGCCTGATCTGAACAAACAGCTGGAGTGACACCTTCACGCTGTGGAATAATATGAGGAAGTATTGCTTTAGGCTTTGTAAATCTCACTGGATTGATTTGATTGGAGGGAGACAATCATGACAAAAGCGGCGTGACTGCCCCTGGTAATCCGCAGAGGATTCTTTTGTGAAGGAAAATGTGACCATGTTACAAGGTGGGGATTTTACTGTCATTTTGTCATTGGTAGTTTTTTCAGTCATTTATCTCCTGGGTGGCGAGAGCCTATCCTGGCTGACTTTGGAGGCTACACCCGAgactggtcgccggtcaaaatcATACCACCACTACTGAGAATCGAGCCCACCTTGCCCACAATGAAGACACGGaagttaaccactacaccatcaggtggctcaaTTGCAACATGAGTTCTCGATCAGTTTTAGGTCAATGTGATACCTTTgtcctttgttgttgtttttttatccgTTGTACTTTGAcggaaaaatgtttacatttcaaaacaatAATTGTTCTTGTTTAAATTCATAATGTTTTTAAGTCAATTGCTTCACATTTTGCATGTTGCCATATTAAATTTCAAGCTAAACTGTGTTAATTCTACTGTTTGGATTTGATACTTTTTATACATATGACAtgataaatatatatcatattaataataattaaaaacatgttaaagtgGAACTATATTTTTCTTAGTTTGATCCTTAAAATTGATcttaaaacatacattttttatatgtattgtctGTTGAATACAAACAACTCTGATCCACCCTCATCCAGGACAAGAAAGTTCCATAGCTACAGCTGTCACAATGCGGAAAACAACGCCCCCTCGCCCCCCATCAAGGACAAAAGTGAACTATAAAAGACCCCGTGATTCCGACGCTTCATCTTCTACCAGCTTTAAGCGTAGCGACTGTCACTGGCAACAATGAGCAGCGATGGCGAGATGGCAATCTTCGGGCCCGCCGCCCAATACCTCCGAAAGTCCGAGAAGGAACGAACGGAGGCGCAAACTCGACCCTTTGACAGCAAAACGGCTTGTTTTGTCAGCGATGACAAAGAGTTATACGTCAAAGCCACCATCCAATCCAAGTCGGAAGGAAAAGTCACTGCCAAGACTGAAGATGACAGGGTGGGTGTTGATCTACCTTCATAGTTCGTATTTCCCATTTATGCTTTGACTTTTGTCCATAGACGTTGACCATGAGGGATGACCAAGTATTCCCGATGAATCCTCCCAAGTTTGACAAGATCGAGGACATGGTCATGATGACGCACCTCCACGAACCGGCCGTGCTCTTCAATCTGAAGGAACGCTACGCCGCCTGGATGATATACGTAAGTGTCGGAAATAATCCCGAAATGAAGGTAAATGGCGGTATTGAAATCTCTTGCCACGCAGACGTACTCTGGTCTTTTCTGCGTGACCGTCAACCCTTACAAATGGCTGCCAGTCTACAACCCAGAAGTGGTTCAGGCCTACCGAGGAAAGAAAAGGATGGAGGTTCCACCTCACATCTTCGCATTGTCTGATAACGCCTATCAATCCATGCTGACGGGTAATTGGGAGTATA
Coding sequences within it:
- the gas7a gene encoding growth arrest-specific protein 7a isoform X1, giving the protein MEGSFDTEESFDDPSCLAPQPPGSVSPARRRVHVVKETKTTINGVTFPLPGEGPEQQLLKPNEWSYCDYFWTDKKDPQGATSVGGFEVLLQKQLKGKQMQKEMAEFVHERIKIEEEYAKNLSKLSLSTLAAQEEGTLGEAWTQLKKSLHDEAEVHLKFSNKLHTEVEKPLLTFHADNFKKDLKKYDHHIAELRKQLASRYAGVEKSRKALAERQKDLEVKTQQLEIKLSNKTEEDIKKARRKSTQAGDDLMRCMDVYNQAQSKWFEEMVTSSMELEKLEVDRIEWIQQHLRQYTTLRHETDMFNQGTVEPVDQLLQKVDPAKDRELWVQDNKTGNVRPVDLDI